tttaaaatgaatgcagtctttgaaaaacgtctcatatagaggtcaaaacctcgcaacgaaatcaattaatatggaacgtttttaatcaataagaacgggacatttcattagtgatacttaaatatttctcattttctgccgttactgactgataatcatacccattaaggtatatgtcagaaaaactcaataaatttctgcttgacttaggagagaataaggcattattaattaaaaatgttgtaccgttttgtaatatgaattttgcctttcctatcccttctatcaagttagcagcacctgatattgtatgtatagttccttccgttggtttcaaatcaatgaaatatttttcagatttaagtatagtgtgtgtagtaccactatctgctatacagagatctccactacttgattgatgttgtgttccagcagaattcatattaaacttcatatataagaaacaaacagtaagtatataaatgttacacaaaatgtttattacacacaaatagataaaactgaaacatttgacatacatagaattgaaacatcaaacatagaactggaacatttgataaaacatatagaactgaaacatttgagaaaacatgatgacaaaggttaaatcattttatttataaaagaaacatattaatttaattcaagaaatcttcatataaatcagatggttgctcagtgactgttggatcaatattatccacaaaatttacttccttttctttacctttcagcgaatcctgatacatcttaacaagatgtttagatgttcagcaattattagcccagtggcccattctaccacatctgtaacaagattcttcagaatttttagaagaattttcttcaacatcttgtttagtaggcttgttttgtggttgatatttatattttcgtggattattatttctttgaccaccacggccacgtccacgcccattctcattaccataaggatggtttctaccatagttatggcttttggcatgatgatggcgatggttattataaccacgaccgtgcccgcgtccttgtccctgtttataattatttgcagtatttgcttcagggattgcaagtgtaccagtaggacgggattgctgatttttcattaatagctcatcattttgctctgcaaccaagagatatgaattaagttcaggatatgtgttgaactttagcattctcaaatttctttgcactgtgatgttggcagcattcattgtagagaaagttttctccaacatgtctgcatcacttatttcatgtccacaaaatttaagttgtgagactgtattatacagagctgagctgtattcatttactttcttaaagtcttggaaccttaatgttctccattgatccatagcagctggaagtaaaatttctctttgattattgaatctgcttttgagaccttcccataaaacatggggatcttctacagtcacataattattttgtaagcattcatcaatatgttgataaaTAAAGCAACAtgtcgttgcttgttctttttcagaacaagtgttgttttcatttatggtttcaagaatggccattgatttaagatgcatttttacttttataacccatggcatgtagttatttcccgttgattctaaaggagtaaatttaagcttttccagattcgacattttctattatcaaaaattaaaacaaacaacatgataaattagagtcaatttatattcataagtatataaacattaaacataaatttaatataacataaatgataagtaggcgacagtgtcgaccatatgtaagcaatcataaataaatgttatataacataaatgataattaggtgacagtgtcgaccatataaatgttagataatagaaatattgcgacagtgtctaccatataaatgttagataatagaaatataaatgttagtaacataaatgataattaggcgacagtgtcgaccatatattattcaggtggtataaccgaccatatatcatttaggtggcagagccaaccataattagtattaagattatcgtgctgataacgtgttataattcagtaggcttataactacctttagtggtttgattcttgatattataattcagtaggcttataactacctttagtggtttgattcttgattaagaatgctaataatgaagtgtaagaacaaagatgataatggagggaaagaaagaaatactttgtaagtgtgagaaatggtgcaagtttaatgcttgcattcatggctatttataacaaaaatatcacaagtttaggaaatacaataatattagttttgtgtatcaataatttactatccatttatatatatatatttatatattataacactttgttatatatcaatttttatatccatatttatatttatatctatacacTCCAAAATTCCACCTACTTTCATCTCTTTGGTACTCTGAATCCAAATACCTTTTTTGCAGCTTTCATCATCGtaatcgtcgtcatcatcatcatcatcatcatcatcatcatcatcatcatcatcatcaatcatggGTGTAGTGAAAGCAGCAATTGGTGATGGGATATTAACATTCATGTGGGTATTTTGTGCTGCGACTTTAGGTGCTTCAACTTCCGTCATCGCAAAGGCAATCGGAGTAACAGGGATGACGTCACTCTTGATCACAACTTCAttgatttttatattattatttatatttggtATAATTGGTGATTTACTTGGTGGTGCTAGTTTTAATCCAACTGGTACTGCTGCTTTTTATGCTGCTGGTCTTGGTCGTGATACACTTTTTTCTGCTGCTGTTCGTTTTCCAGCTCAGGTACTTGTCGTTTcatgaaattagggttttcaagtttcataaaattagggtttatgattttTTTTTACTATTTATTGTTTAAAATTGATTGGTTGATTGATTATTGTGATTTGTGAATTATATATGTTGAAAACATGATTTGTTGTGAGATCCTATCACCTATGATTTCAATTTCCATGTATAATCTGTTTATCTGTTtcagtaattttaattttaattataatatttcAATAAGCATATAAGTATTACCTATTTGTGGTTAAGTTTTGGGTAAAAATATTTGGCCttataaaataattttattaatccaCTTGGATGATGGTTTAACTGACTAATTTGGCCTtataaaatattttttttgatTAATTATGTTCCTTGATTTAGATGGGCATTGTACATGTTTTACTTTCAAATGTATAGGTTTTCAAAACCAATTAGGTTGCGTACTAGAGGCTTCGAAAGTGATTATTGTTACATAAGTTTAGATGCACAACTAAGTACCGAAATAGTTGTTTGAACATTATTTTCTACATTTTGAATGTGATTATAATGggcaaatttatatgtatattggtTCTAAGAGTTAAAAACTGATGATAATGTTACAAATTTAATCACTATGAATGTGATAATAATGGACAAATTTATATGTATGTTGGTACTAAGATTTACAAACTGATGATAATGTTACAAATTTTAGTGACTTAAAAAATAAGTCACTGATCAACTCTTGTTAATACCATTCATGCATGGTTTTTGTTACTTGGACGTTATTGAGACTTGTGTATTGAGAAATGCGTGACGTATAAGCTACTGCGCCAGAATACTTAATTCGACATTAAATGCCATAGGTAACCCGTAACCATATAGAAATGGTAAATTCATTAAATGTTGAATGTTGATATTAAATTCGGATTAACGAAAACCATGTCAATGTTGGACTGATTAGTATCAAGTTTAACTTGTACTCAAGGTTGTAAAAATCGCGAGTCAGGGACGAGTTGGgcgttgaccaatgttgacttttagtaataataatatcaaaatataaatatttatattacacataatatatcaaacataaaacataaatattcAAAACATACATATTGGGCACAAAATCtaattttaaaaatgattaaattttgacAAACTTAGAATTTGACCAACTCAGTCCGACTCAGCCCAAATTTCACCGACCTTGACTCGACTTTATAACGTTGAACgactttttaggtgtttttgggcgGAATGGGACTTTTTAAGCGTTTTTACAACAGTACTAGTACTAGTCACTGTGCATCTCTTTTCTTGATTGTCCGACATTTTCTGTTAAGAAAAGATCTTTGACTTTTTAAGTCAACATTTGAATTGAATTTCTGAAATACTGGTTCTTAACAGGCACTAGGTGCAGTTGGAGGTGCATTGGCGATCGTCGAGTACATGCCGTTGGAATACAAACATATGCTCGGTGGACCATCCTTAAAAGTTGACTTACATACGGGTGCTATTGCCGAGGGGGTATTGACTTTTATCACGTCGTTCTTGGTCCTTTACATTATCATCAAAGGTCCCAAAAATCCACTTGTGAAAACTTGGATGCTTTCGATGTCAATTGTAACAATGATTGTTGCGGGTTCCGGTTATACAGGTCCTTCAATGAATCCCGCCAATGTAAGTACCCATTTATTTTGACCCGTTATAGATATAACATAACCTAAATTGACATGAACCCGTTTTTATATGTGGTTGTTATATTCTTTATAAACAGGCATTTGGATGGGCGTATGTGAATAATCGACACAATACATGGGAGCAGTTTTACGTCTACTGGATTTGTCCATTTATTGGTGCGATATTCGCTGGTTGGGTATTTCGAGTGTTCTTTCCTTTACCTTCAAAGAAGAAGAAGACTGCTTGAAAACAAAATGTGAAATCACATATCTAATTGGTAACAAATCATTGTTAAGTGAAAGATTTCCTTTTATTGGATGTTATTTAGATGTGTTGATTATCTCTAGTTAATCATGCAAATGTTTGTATTTAACCTTTTAATGTTATGTTCTCAGCCTTTAATATTATTGTCTTCACTTGTTGCAAATTGCAAAGTCTTGTTTCTATTTTATACAGGGCTAAAGCTACAAATCGATTATATGCTTTCAGTTTTGTTCCAACGCAAGCTATATATCTCATTATCTCTACAACTCGATTATATACTTTTAGTTTTGTTCCGACGTAGGCTATATATCTTAAAAATTACTATTGTAGGTCATAAACTTTCAATACGTATTTTAATGTTAACAAAATGTGACCGGTAATCTGTTGCAGTATTATAAATAAGGCATTAGGGTTATAATTCATGTATGTTAAATGTGAAACCATAATTCATTTATCTTATATTTATATGCTATTAGCTCCATTTGAGGGCTGTGCATTGTAATGCAGATTGTATTATGACTATTATCTGACTATATATGAAGTCAAAGTAAAACTAATGGCTCAAGGTGTAGGCTGGTTTGATTGATGCAAGTTAACCAACTGCTAAAGTTCACCGAATAGATTTCCAAAAAGCTGCACAGCGAGTTTGTGCAATCAAACTTGACGACGCCAAATCCAAGTATCCCAAAGCGGATGCCTCTAACTACCCTACTTACGAATGGGTATCGTGTACGAGTTTTTTTAGAAATTTACCTCTTGAGAATGATTCAAGTTGGTCTTGATTTCAACTTATGTTTATCATGAGATTGTGAATGAGAAGAGTGCAGACATTTTCTATCCTTTTACTTTTATCACAGGACAATAGAGGAAAATTAAAAGCATTTTGACTTTGGTCAGTCACTCAACGTTATTTTTTGGTTAATTAGTGGTAGTTGAAAATTAGTCCCTTAAGAATAATCTTAAAGACTAAATGTTTGCTAAAGTAGTTAAAGCTGAAGTTTATAATTATGAATTAATTTAAAACGACtcaattataaaataataaattaatatgataaagggtattttggtaatttctagTGTCATAAgttcatttttttttaaagctaTTTTAAGAGCTTTAAAATCTAGAGCTTATTTTTTCTATTAGCTCTCGTTTTTAGTATCTACCAAACAAAACTTATGACTAATAGCTTAATAAAATCATAATCTTAAACTCTCATAAGCTCCTACAAGCTAATCACTCAAATACACCCTAATAGAAAAATCTTTAAGTTATATAGTCAAATCTTATATtaacatcaacaacatcaacaaaaCCCAATTCCACATGTGTGGGGTTTggaggaggtaagatgtagacaatccttttcATATcttagaataaagacaagtcatttcttcatCCAAAGTGAATACACTACAAGAGTAGAGAAATTTctccctctcaatgttctatgggtagagagattgcttccgaatggacctccggccaataagtaggttaataaaaacaaacaaaagtgtgagacgccatgaaaatggtagaatcaaatctcATGGGTTTTAAACCTGTCTGAAGTTCAATTTAGGCTATAAGTGATGATCAAGTCGTCAATAATCGACGTTTGCTGTTGACTCAATTAATAGAGCCATTTTATAAGTCCTCACATCAATCAATTGACTTTTATTTCATAACAAAAAAATCTATGTTCTCAAAATAACAAATACAAAGCCACGGTGTTATAaacctatatatttatatttatttgacaTAGATTATATTGGTGTAATGCGGTTAAatcgattatgatattattatttactttcataATAGAACCACAAACTTCAATTAACTAAAAATGTTAACCAAAACTGCAGTTATATACTGTAACTGGTTTGATTAATACATTTCGATGTTACTGATTAATACAGTTACGTTTGTTTAAGTCGTTTTTTAGTCGGCCCTAATTTAAACCACAAATTGAGTTTTATGTGGATCAAAACAAATCAACTTTTATAAAATCCTCGTAATAATTAAGCTTGGCCAATATATCTCACGTATGGAATCCCAGCCCAAATCCAAAATTGACCTTTTTGGGCCCAAGTAGTTATAACTTGGAGCCCAAAAATGTACCTAGTGCTCAGACATATTTAGTTATCTTATTTAGATTATTTAGTTGCCTAATCTAATATTATTAACTTGATTGATCACCAAATTAATAAGTTATTATTCATGTTGTTAATAAGAGTTTCGAATTCGGATTTCTGAGAGTCGTGTAATCACTTTCAGATCAAAGTATTTCGATGGTACTATCGAAATCTCTAATCGGATAAAACTCAGAATTATGAACAGAGAATATGTGTTTTGTGTGTATGAATATGATAAAAACGTACCAGATTAAAATAACCAAAAAAACGGGATTAATAACTGCCGAATGGCAGTTCTATCTATAACTGCCGAATGGCAGTTTCATAACTGCTAAAAAGGTTCATATCCGGGccttttattttgggtcaaaccgggtcaaaatcgaattttaaCACAATTTTAATAAAGcttgaccccagccaggggctctgccctttGGACCCcgtcaggggttgccaccccttggaccccgctatcgggggcgctgcccccgaacccccgtcataatcaagataagttcaaacaagtgtgcactccacactttcccgaacttgttcgatatttatcaagattattttggttaacaaattaatcccattacacttaaatcatattggtgacacaaatcaccaacaattcaATCAGTCTACTACCTTGATCCTATTAGGCATCGATATATTCCATATATAGATATttagttattattagaattatatatTGTTTAGAATTGTCTTTAGCTATATATGGTGAaagggcccgtcctaatccatccggacgaagtccatatcgattataaacgattcacaacagttgattacatcgcgaggtacttgacctctatatgatacattttacaaacattgtattcgtttttgaaaagacaatctttcattacatctaaggttgacgacatgcatacaatttcataatatatcttactataattgacttaataataatcttgatgaactcaacgactcgaatgcaacgtcttttgaaatatgtcatgaatgactccaattaatatctctaagataagcaaaagcacagcggaagttttctttcatacctgagaataaacatgctttaaagtgtcaacaaaaaggttggtgagttcattagtttatcataaataatcagttcataattttaatagaccacaagatttcatatttccattcctcataaacatacgtcccatgcatagagacaaaaatatcattcatatggattgaacacctggtaatcgacattcacaatttgcatataagaatatccccatcattccgggatcctccttcggacatgatataaatttcgaagtactaaagcatccggtactttggatggggcttgttgggcccgatagatctatctttagagttcgcgtcaattagggtgtctgttccctaattcttagattaccagacttattaaaaaggggcatattcgatttcgatcatccaaccatataatgtagtttcgattacttgtgtctatttcgtaaaacagttataaaagttgcgtatgtattctcaacccaaaaatataaagggtaaaaaggcaaatgaaactcacacatataaatattgtaaaatagttaataaagcatttgcatgtattctcagcccaaaaatgtaatgagtaaaaagggagcaaatgaactcaccatattgtattttgtagcaaaaaatacatatgacgacatttaacaagtgtagggttggcttcggattcacgaacctgtaacatcccgcctttttccgtctacttttccgttatactaatttaaactccgttatatgtttataacatcttccgttgatacgcgttttaaattatctcgtttaggtaattcacgcacccgaaggaaagttgagggactaaacttgacaagggatcaaacccttgactaggtcaaagggtcaaacccctttcactcattcattatcatctccatctctctctctttctctctagcaagaacacacacaccatttccaaattcattcaatcatcatctaaatccgatctaggaggcttacaacaaaataaattacatattcgtgatcctctcttcatcctcttcattttggtaccaacttcatctcgtttgggtaacatttctaaaactctagatttctctaaattcgtgtttttgacttgaaatggtgttagttagtgtctatggctcattgtgatgtcgtgtgtgtaatttatatgctcgatctcgttattttagtgtaactagcatgaacttgaattttggtgtgttgttcttgaattttggatgatcatatgttgttagatgttaaaagttcatgttttaattgtgttcctagtatcactagcttcaaattgatgtgtaggttgcttgagaaaactccataaacttgattagtgatttttggtggaattgagctagggtttaatgaacttgaaatgattatttgatgcattgattgccatgatttgttgttagtaagttgttagttgtattgtatgctcaattacctacaaaatggcatgtcatatgtatgcattgaatgcctaaatcattaaatgtgcattggtgagtttgaagcattaatgtgtgcattgaatgatcacttggtttgaaaactcggttgttacaaatgaggtttttgattgatgaattgtgtttagttgcattctacgtcaaaagagctttccaacgatataaggtgcgagtcctaagtgttagcggtttgtgttttatgcacaaaaaggttttggattgagacttgaacatttgggactggccaggcaccagcacccggcctttgccgcggcgcgacatataagggggtcaggttctgacctccatgtccaaaatacgaaaaatgtttggcatactacggacctccgattcacatgagacttgttctaacatgcttatatatgaataaaaacctcagaaaaatagttcggaacccgacccgaacgtgttgactttcgttgactttgaccgaccaaagtttgacttttaatcaaacttaaccaaatatttgtgcaatcgttctaacatgtttttatacttgtaccttgcatgaaacatgacaatttgattcacatgctattatgatcgagtcttaacgagccataggactaattgaacatctttgacctatcgtgtataccgttattgatacaacctattgtttaggtcaagactagcattgttctttgcacacgtttacttgttgaagtacttcactactcgtgcactcaaggtgagatcatagtcccacttttactctttttgaacttacatttgggatgaaaaaacataaacatttctttactaagtgaacacaagtacaggaaaacaaacattctacatacgagtttagaacaaaatcctcaattcgattatcattagttacacttgcctggtgtaagcgagaacttatgttgtatggatccatatgggtttgacaaaccctcattcaaacggttcgctaccgtttacgaatgaaatatattttcgagaaacagtgtatgttctagcactaagtgatggggttcaatggaaggaaatgttaagcattgataattgggtgctcgtgaaacaaacttttggaatgtattactattatttcattgatgcaaatcttgtggttcacttgtacttacttacttaaacctatgatttcaccaacgttttcgttgacagatttctatgtttttctcaggtccttgaacgatacatgatacatgcttccgctcattattttgatacttgcattggatgtcgagtatatatgcatacatggagcgtcttttgactacttttaaattgtgtcgcataagtttcatttgtacttaaaactttgtatcgtaacttgtggtggaactattctcgtaaactttgaacaatctttacatttaaaatgaatgcgacatatcttttggtcaaacgttgttttaaagacttatgaccacgtaacgggacctaagtagacggcgccgtcaaacatgatttggtcgggtcgctacagatggtatcagagcgttggttgtagggatttagagttcattggtgtcaacctcgagtcatagggtacattggtgagtctagactacaaccggcatatagacttgaagtaggaattacttgactacttgtgcatttatactcgaatgcttctactcatatctactcttagttcatcttaatctcacgttgtttaatttgattgacgcgccaccttgactatatgaaatgatgtcgaatgcacatatgaatcagggtaatataatttccgggattatattacggtgactcatatgaacgttccgacattatggcataaagaatttaaggcgagtcgaggaaaaacttctctttatctttattctatatcacggttagtattattgagaatactaatcaatgatattcttgtgtcttgaaggaacaatggctcctcgtcgtgtacgccgcaatgaaactcccgaacaagctctcgaacggatgatagccaccgccgtagatgcggccatggccggtcactcatccaacaacaataataataacaacc
This genomic stretch from Rutidosis leptorrhynchoides isolate AG116_Rl617_1_P2 chromosome 11, CSIRO_AGI_Rlap_v1, whole genome shotgun sequence harbors:
- the LOC139877135 gene encoding aquaporin SIP1-2-like; protein product: MGVVKAAIGDGILTFMWVFCAATLGASTSVIAKAIGVTGMTSLLITTSLIFILLFIFGIIGDLLGGASFNPTGTAAFYAAGLGRDTLFSAAVRFPAQALGAVGGALAIVEYMPLEYKHMLGGPSLKVDLHTGAIAEGVLTFITSFLVLYIIIKGPKNPLVKTWMLSMSIVTMIVAGSGYTGPSMNPANAFGWAYVNNRHNTWEQFYVYWICPFIGAIFAGWVFRVFFPLPSKKKKTA